The proteins below are encoded in one region of Nitrospirota bacterium:
- a CDS encoding DUF2283 domain-containing protein, protein MEKITITFDKVGNTLDVWFEKPRPCINEEVGNGVIVKKDEHGEIIGFEKINYLKKDNPEEVNSIPLEVVIV, encoded by the coding sequence ATGGAAAAGATAACCATAACATTTGATAAAGTCGGTAATACGCTTGATGTGTGGTTTGAAAAACCAAGACCCTGCATTAATGAGGAAGTAGGGAACGGCGTTATTGTCAAGAAAGATGAGCATGGAGAAATAATCGGCTTTGAAAAAATCAATTATCTAAAAAAGGACAATCCCGAAGAAGTCAATTCCATACCTTTAGAAGTTGTTATTGTTTAA
- a CDS encoding DUF4258 domain-containing protein → MRGDMNIYFEVKSVLGKIIRTTGSHWELITKLKHPEIEGKDSEVKQCLSEPSEIRRSSEDRDVYLYYFPYEKYYLCVVARHLNGNGFIITAYITDRIKEGETVWKR, encoded by the coding sequence ATGAGGGGAGATATGAATATTTATTTCGAGGTCAAGTCTGTTTTAGGTAAAATAATAAGAACAACCGGCAGTCACTGGGAACTGATAACGAAACTGAAACATCCTGAAATTGAAGGAAAGGATTCCGAGGTTAAGCAGTGTCTTTCTGAACCTTCTGAAATCAGAAGAAGCTCGGAAGACCGGGATGTTTACCTGTATTATTTTCCTTATGAGAAATATTACCTATGTGTTGTTGCAAGACATTTAAATGGCAATGGCTTTATAATAACAGCATATATAACAGACAGGATAAAAGAAGGAGAAACCGTATGGAAAAGATAA
- a CDS encoding DUF2442 domain-containing protein, whose protein sequence is MYYDVIEARHIEGYKLELIFENDKRGVVDLQTYTKKGGVFSRFSEIEYFKQFYVNREIGTLCWPDGVDIAPETLYHEATGEPLPSWVTPEKAVV, encoded by the coding sequence ATGTACTATGATGTTATAGAAGCAAGGCATATTGAAGGATACAAGCTGGAGCTTATATTTGAAAACGATAAAAGAGGCGTCGTTGACTTGCAGACATATACAAAGAAAGGCGGGGTATTCAGCCGCTTCTCCGAGATAGAATATTTCAAACAGTTTTATGTCAACAGAGAAATCGGAACACTGTGCTGGCCTGATGGTGTGGATATTGCGCCTGAGACGCTCTATCACGAGGCAACAGGGGAACCACTTCCGTCATGGGTCACGCCGGAAAAAGCGGTGGTTTGA
- a CDS encoding ABC transporter ATP-binding protein, with the protein MKELLKIENIKKYFPVKEDHFLKAVDDVSFSVNEAEVFGLVGESGCGKSTLGKLALKLIGPTAGKILFDGIDILQAKGQELSKIRRGLQIIFQDPLASLNPRMRILDAVGEGLIVNNIVSGGEVKDRVAQLLEKVGLGADSLFKYPHEFSGGQRQRICIARALAVNPKMIVADEPLSALDVSIQAQMINLLEGLQKDSGLAFLFISHNLPAIEHFSDRVAVMYLGKIVEMSGTDELLKDPMHPYTEALLSAVPKPEVGGKVERIILEGDVPSPVHIPPGCPFHPRCHKRFGPCDTIVPVYKEAKKDRWVSCHLW; encoded by the coding sequence ATGAAAGAACTATTAAAAATTGAAAACATAAAAAAATATTTTCCGGTGAAGGAGGACCATTTCCTGAAAGCCGTTGACGATGTCAGCTTCTCTGTTAATGAGGCGGAGGTCTTCGGGCTTGTCGGGGAGAGCGGCTGCGGAAAATCGACACTCGGGAAATTGGCCCTGAAATTGATCGGGCCTACCGCCGGTAAAATTCTTTTTGACGGCATCGACATTTTACAGGCGAAGGGACAGGAGCTTTCAAAGATCAGGAGAGGGCTTCAGATAATATTTCAGGACCCGCTTGCCTCGCTTAATCCGAGGATGAGAATACTTGACGCTGTCGGCGAAGGACTTATTGTAAATAATATCGTGAGCGGGGGGGAAGTTAAGGACAGGGTCGCGCAACTCCTTGAAAAGGTCGGGCTCGGGGCTGATTCCCTCTTTAAATATCCGCACGAATTCAGCGGAGGGCAAAGGCAGAGGATCTGCATTGCGAGGGCCCTGGCGGTCAATCCGAAGATGATAGTGGCGGATGAACCGCTTTCCGCTCTTGACGTATCGATCCAGGCGCAGATGATAAATCTTCTTGAGGGCCTTCAGAAAGATTCAGGATTGGCCTTTTTATTTATCAGCCATAATCTTCCCGCTATAGAGCATTTCAGCGACAGAGTTGCCGTGATGTACTTAGGAAAGATAGTGGAGATGTCAGGGACCGATGAGCTTTTAAAAGACCCGATGCATCCCTATACCGAGGCCCTCTTATCGGCTGTGCCGAAGCCTGAGGTCGGGGGGAAAGTCGAGAGGATCATCCTTGAAGGCGATGTGCCCAGTCCGGTGCATATACCGCCGGGATGTCCATTTCATCCGAGGTGCCACAAGAGATTTGGACCTTGTGATACCATAGTTCCTGTTTATAAGGAAGCAAAGAAGGACAGATGGGTGTCGTGCCATTTGTGGTAA
- a CDS encoding pyridoxine 5'-phosphate synthase: MLLGVNVDHVATVREARKDIEPDPVKAAALAISGGADGITIHLREDRRHIQDRDLKLMRKLVSSVELNLEMAATGEMVSIALKVRPDMVTLVPEKRAELTTEGGLDLKKGGKKIKKAIDAIQGKGIPVSLFIDPSSTDIETSKKLGATMVEIHTGLYSNAKGKKQMTELKRVQKAVKSALDIGLLVNAGHGLNYTNVKKIAAIKGLRGLYIGHSIVAMSVYTGMEKAVSEMKRLISG, translated from the coding sequence ATGCTGCTTGGGGTAAACGTTGATCATGTAGCAACTGTCAGAGAGGCGAGGAAAGATATTGAGCCTGATCCTGTGAAAGCTGCTGCGCTTGCGATTTCAGGGGGCGCGGACGGGATCACTATTCATCTTCGCGAGGACAGAAGACATATTCAGGACAGGGACCTGAAGCTGATGAGGAAACTGGTGTCATCGGTAGAGTTAAATCTTGAAATGGCTGCCACGGGTGAAATGGTAAGCATCGCTTTAAAGGTCAGGCCCGACATGGTCACACTCGTGCCTGAAAAAAGGGCGGAGCTTACAACCGAAGGCGGGCTTGATCTGAAAAAGGGCGGGAAGAAAATAAAGAAGGCGATTGACGCGATACAGGGCAAAGGCATCCCGGTAAGTCTTTTCATCGATCCATCAAGCACCGACATTGAAACGTCAAAAAAGCTCGGCGCGACGATGGTAGAGATACACACCGGCCTTTATTCAAACGCTAAAGGTAAAAAGCAGATGACGGAATTGAAGAGGGTCCAGAAGGCTGTGAAAAGCGCGCTCGACATCGGACTGCTCGTCAACGCAGGGCATGGCTTAAATTATACAAACGTAAAAAAGATCGCCGCCATCAAAGGCTTGCGCGGCCTGTACATCGGCCACAGCATTGTAGCCATGTCGGTCTACACAGGAATGGAAAAGGCAGTAAGCGAGATGAAAAGATTGATAAGCGGATAG
- a CDS encoding site-specific DNA-methyltransferase, which yields MSGNNSKYGTDNPHPLSARKTELVWEGKYDEYGNRREVDIAGCAMPMQKIETIDEPASRLSQTGLFDAQKAHKDDFRNRLIWGDNKLVMASLLKDFKGKIDLIYIDPPFDVGADFTMNVPVGDSKETIGKDQSTLEMVAYRDMWGKGTDSYLHMMYERLTIMRELLSETGSIYVHVGPTVSHLVRSILEDIFGVQNFINEIIWRRAFAHNDPSRCGSIHDTIFLLSKNETRTWNKVFQKPNTDYINMFFDQYDEKKKERYARLPLDAPKHGNGGNLLYEWKGVWPAANRTWAYTKDKMEEFDQAGRIHYPKSGVPRLKRYESEYDGTVLQDIWTDINKIHNQSIELLGYSTQKPEALLERIIKASSNEGDLVADFFCGSGTTGAVAEKLGRRWIMSDLGRFAIHTTRKRMIELQRKLYEEDKPYRAFDVYNLGRYERQWWQKERLKGADDEHRKVVLEFYRAEVLQNSSSPLIHGRKSSALCHVNSIDGLFTRDELKAVAKAAKEAGAKELHCLAWEFEMDLRLVCHEIEHADGVKIKLIPIPREIMEKNRTTPPPFLEVAVLEAEVVYKKEKGKKAVDIKLTKFVPSLAEVPSKELEALKERAIKSGFDFIDFWAVDFDYQDGQPFEHHWQAYRTRKDRSLPTVSNHEFDKYPKKGKYTVCVKVVDIFGCDTSITLEVEI from the coding sequence ATGTCTGGTAATAATTCCAAATACGGCACTGACAACCCTCACCCATTAAGCGCTCGTAAGACGGAGCTTGTGTGGGAAGGGAAGTATGACGAGTACGGCAACAGGCGCGAGGTGGACATTGCCGGATGCGCCATGCCGATGCAGAAGATCGAGACCATCGACGAACCCGCCAGCCGTTTAAGCCAGACAGGTTTGTTTGACGCGCAGAAGGCGCACAAAGACGACTTCCGCAATAGGCTCATCTGGGGCGATAATAAGCTCGTTATGGCAAGCCTGCTCAAAGACTTCAAAGGCAAGATTGACCTCATTTACATAGACCCGCCGTTTGATGTTGGGGCGGATTTCACGATGAATGTTCCGGTCGGAGATAGCAAGGAAACCATCGGCAAAGATCAATCAACGCTTGAGATGGTTGCATATCGGGATATGTGGGGTAAAGGAACGGACTCTTATCTTCACATGATGTATGAACGGCTCACGATCATGAGAGAGTTGCTGAGTGAGACAGGGAGTATTTATGTGCATGTTGGACCAACTGTTAGTCATCTTGTTCGTAGTATATTAGAAGATATTTTTGGGGTGCAAAATTTTATAAATGAAATTATCTGGCGTAGAGCTTTCGCTCATAACGATCCTTCACGTTGCGGTTCAATTCATGATACGATTTTTCTTCTTTCTAAAAATGAAACTCGCACATGGAATAAAGTATTTCAGAAACCAAATACAGATTACATAAATATGTTTTTTGATCAATACGATGAAAAGAAAAAAGAAAGATATGCAAGACTTCCTTTAGATGCACCGAAACATGGCAATGGTGGAAACTTGCTTTATGAATGGAAAGGAGTTTGGCCAGCCGCAAACCGTACTTGGGCATATACGAAAGATAAGATGGAGGAATTCGATCAAGCTGGGAGAATTCACTATCCAAAGTCTGGTGTGCCACGATTAAAACGATACGAAAGCGAGTATGATGGAACAGTTCTGCAAGACATTTGGACGGACATTAACAAGATTCACAACCAGTCAATAGAACTTCTAGGATATTCAACCCAAAAACCCGAAGCTCTTCTTGAGCGTATCATTAAAGCCTCGTCCAACGAAGGCGATCTTGTTGCCGACTTTTTTTGCGGAAGTGGAACAACCGGAGCAGTGGCAGAAAAACTTGGACGGCGATGGATTATGTCTGACCTCGGAAGGTTCGCCATCCACACAACCCGCAAGCGGATGATTGAGCTTCAGCGCAAACTTTACGAAGAAGACAAACCATATCGCGCATTTGACGTCTATAACCTCGGCAGATATGAGCGTCAGTGGTGGCAGAAGGAAAGATTAAAGGGCGCTGATGATGAGCATCGCAAGGTCGTGCTTGAATTCTACAGGGCGGAGGTATTGCAAAACTCAAGCTCCCCGCTCATTCACGGCAGAAAAAGCTCCGCCCTCTGTCACGTTAACAGCATTGACGGGCTCTTTACACGGGATGAACTGAAGGCGGTTGCAAAGGCTGCGAAAGAGGCAGGCGCAAAGGAGCTTCACTGCCTTGCGTGGGAATTCGAAATGGACTTGAGGCTTGTCTGTCATGAGATTGAACATGCCGACGGCGTTAAGATAAAGCTCATTCCCATCCCCCGTGAGATTATGGAGAAGAACAGAACCACGCCGCCGCCGTTTCTTGAGGTGGCAGTGCTTGAGGCAGAGGTTGTTTATAAAAAAGAGAAAGGGAAGAAAGCTGTTGACATCAAACTCACCAAGTTTGTCCCATCGCTTGCAGAAGTCCCAAGCAAGGAACTTGAAGCCCTGAAAGAAAGAGCGATAAAGAGTGGCTTTGATTTCATAGATTTCTGGGCAGTGGACTTTGACTATCAGGACGGGCAACCGTTTGAACACCACTGGCAGGCATACCGCACAAGAAAAGACCGCTCGCTTCCGACAGTATCCAATCACGAATTCGACAAATATCCAAAGAAGGGTAAATACACCGTATGTGTTAAAGTGGTTGATATATTCGGGTGTGATACGAGTATAACGCTGGAAGTAGAGATATGA
- a CDS encoding DUF4160 domain-containing protein, giving the protein MPEISRFFGIVIAMFFDDHNPPHFHVRYGSYSASIRIEDFAVLEGYLPPRALGLVMEWAEIHKDELKRDWELARAKEPLFQIEPLK; this is encoded by the coding sequence ATGCCGGAGATAAGCAGGTTTTTTGGAATTGTCATAGCGATGTTCTTTGATGATCACAATCCTCCCCATTTCCACGTAAGATACGGCAGCTATTCCGCTTCCATAAGAATTGAAGACTTCGCAGTACTGGAAGGATATCTGCCGCCAAGGGCATTGGGACTTGTTATGGAATGGGCTGAAATCCATAAAGATGAACTTAAAAGAGATTGGGAATTGGCAAGAGCGAAAGAGCCTTTATTTCAGATCGAACCCCTAAAGTAA